A window of Candidatus Hydrogenedentota bacterium contains these coding sequences:
- a CDS encoding methyltransferase domain-containing protein: MKRIFLALALVGLAPALAQETSVAPGINKNFENPDVEEYIVRFEGESREVYAHRHEILEALALEPGMDVGDIGAGTGFFSLMIADAVGPEGRVYAVDIAKNFVDHINTISRESGRTNIEGVVCDERSARLPENSIDLAFICDTYHHFEYPVDTLKSLHDALRPDGRVIIVDFVRIKGLSTDWTLDHVRNGMGGVIDELQEAGFDFVRKTPTGMKEQYVIEFVKRPAEAKPAEE; encoded by the coding sequence ATGAAGCGAATCTTCCTCGCCCTCGCCTTGGTCGGCCTGGCCCCGGCCCTGGCCCAGGAGACCAGCGTCGCCCCGGGCATCAACAAGAACTTTGAGAACCCGGATGTCGAAGAATACATCGTGCGTTTTGAAGGCGAAAGCCGCGAAGTCTACGCGCACCGCCACGAGATCCTCGAAGCCCTGGCGTTGGAACCCGGCATGGACGTGGGCGATATCGGCGCGGGCACAGGCTTCTTCTCCCTGATGATTGCCGATGCCGTCGGCCCCGAGGGGCGCGTGTACGCCGTGGACATCGCGAAGAACTTCGTGGACCATATCAACACGATCAGCCGGGAGAGCGGGCGGACCAATATCGAGGGCGTCGTCTGCGACGAACGCTCGGCGCGCCTCCCCGAGAATTCCATCGACCTCGCCTTTATCTGCGACACCTACCACCATTTCGAGTACCCCGTCGACACGTTGAAATCCCTGCATGACGCGCTGCGGCCGGACGGCCGGGTAATCATCGTGGACTTCGTCCGCATCAAGGGGCTCAGCACCGACTGGACCCTCGATCACGTGCGCAACGGCATGGGCGGCGTCATCGACGAGTTGCAGGAGGCCGGTTTCGATTTCGTGCGAAAGACACCGACCGGCATGAAGGAGCAGTACGTGATCGAGTTCGTCAAGCGCCCCGCCGAGGCCAAGCCGGCGGAAGAATAG
- a CDS encoding amino acid permease, translating to MPAPADTGLTRFITLKSATGLVVANMIGAGIFTTTGYQAADLGHPGLIYALWVIGGVLAFCGALCFAELGAMLPRAGAEYVYIRESYGQALAFVSAFVALTAGFSAPIAAAAKSLVAYMGYLVAPLRDNPSLLGVELVDLCAIAVVWFLVAVHCRGARSGMRFSDAVTVFKVLGIVAIIAAAALWGDGRAANIVEVAAGYREKSPADLASAMATSLIFVTFCYLGWNGSAYVASEMKDPQSTLPKSLLAGTAIVTALYLGLNAVYFYGAGVDGLSGQLNVGTLAAEQLFGPAGVTAVTLILGVSILASASAMTVAGSRVLFAFGQDMRPLHGLAHTSPNGSPWTALLLQGAIVTIVILSGRVDQILVYAGFTLTLFSAIAVSCVIALRIKAPHMPRPFRVWAYPYTPLLFIAVSLWTMIWAFRGRPVESLLALATVLAGGLLFRAVNRRQGH from the coding sequence ATGCCGGCGCCGGCGGACACGGGACTGACCCGCTTCATCACCCTGAAGTCGGCCACGGGGCTGGTCGTCGCCAACATGATTGGCGCGGGCATCTTCACCACAACGGGCTACCAGGCCGCCGACCTCGGCCATCCCGGCCTGATTTACGCGCTCTGGGTCATCGGGGGCGTGCTGGCGTTTTGCGGCGCCCTGTGCTTCGCCGAGCTCGGCGCCATGCTGCCCCGCGCCGGTGCGGAGTACGTCTACATCCGCGAGTCCTACGGGCAGGCCCTCGCTTTCGTGAGCGCCTTCGTCGCGCTGACCGCCGGCTTCTCCGCGCCCATCGCCGCCGCCGCCAAGAGCCTCGTAGCCTATATGGGCTACCTCGTGGCGCCGCTCCGCGACAATCCATCCCTGCTCGGCGTCGAACTGGTCGACCTCTGCGCCATCGCCGTCGTGTGGTTCCTCGTGGCGGTGCACTGCCGGGGCGCCCGGTCGGGCATGCGCTTCAGCGACGCCGTGACCGTGTTCAAGGTCCTCGGCATCGTGGCCATCATCGCCGCCGCCGCGCTCTGGGGAGACGGGCGGGCCGCGAACATCGTCGAGGTGGCCGCCGGTTACCGCGAAAAGTCGCCCGCGGACCTCGCCTCCGCCATGGCGACCTCGCTCATCTTCGTTACCTTCTGCTACCTCGGCTGGAACGGCTCGGCCTACGTCGCCAGCGAGATGAAAGACCCGCAATCGACCCTGCCGAAATCGCTCCTCGCCGGCACCGCCATCGTGACCGCCCTCTACCTGGGCCTGAACGCCGTCTATTTCTATGGCGCCGGGGTGGACGGACTCAGCGGACAACTCAACGTGGGGACGCTCGCGGCGGAGCAGCTCTTCGGCCCCGCCGGGGTGACCGCCGTCACCCTGATACTTGGCGTGTCGATCCTCGCCTCCGCGTCCGCCATGACCGTCGCGGGCTCCCGCGTGCTCTTCGCCTTCGGCCAGGACATGCGCCCCCTGCACGGGCTCGCCCACACCTCGCCCAACGGCTCCCCCTGGACCGCCCTCCTCCTGCAAGGCGCGATCGTCACCATCGTGATCCTCTCCGGCCGCGTCGACCAGATCCTCGTCTACGCCGGCTTTACGCTCACGCTCTTCTCGGCCATCGCGGTCTCCTGCGTGATCGCCCTGCGGATCAAGGCCCCGCACATGCCCAGGCCGTTCCGCGTGTGGGCCTACCCCTACACGCCCCTGCTCTTCATCGCGGTCTCCCTGTGGACCATGATCTGGGCCTTCCGCGGCAGGCCCGTGGAATCCCTGCTCGCCCTGGCCACCGTGCTCGCGGGCGGGCTCCTCTTCCGGGCCGTCAACCGGCGTCAGGGCCACTGA